gggtcagacagtgaggggcagagacagaaacatgcaCGGATGgagtcagagacacagagagccaGAGGCGagcagagaagacagacagacagaatcagAGACAAAGCCACCAACAGACACAGAAACAATGAGccagaggcagacagaaagagcTAGAGGTTTAGAGAAATGCAGAGACAGCCAAAGACACAAACAGAGacctgggaggggggagggagggagagagaaagagagagagagaaaggccgaGAAGGGGAACATAGACCCAGACGCAGAGTTGGCCACAGAAGGGGAGAAAAGACTGAGGCCCACAGGCTGGGGGCCTCTTCCGAGCCCCACCCACACCTAGAGCTCGTCCCTGGGATGGGCATTGAGGCTGTGCCCACTGCTGCCAGTCAGGTCCAGGCGGGGGCCACGAAGGGTCTTGTGAGAGCCGGTCCAGCTGATGAGGCGGCCGCTGTCATCGTCCCAGGGGGAGGAGGTCTCCGTGTCACTGAGCCACTCTGCGTCCCCTGCGTAGTGCGTGGGCTCAGCAAGCAGGGGCCGGGCAGAGAAAGCCCGCAGGTCCCGTAGCCAGAAGTGTGCCTTGTACTGCTCGCTGTGGGGTAGGAGACAGCTTAGGGGGGCTGAGGTGAGCCCCTCCCCGCAGACCTCATGCCGCCTGGAGCCGGGCACCTCGCCTGCCCACAGCGCCTCACTGCCCTCCCCATCTAGACCTCACAACGAGCATGAGAGGAATGGTTTCTCTTAGCCCCATTTcccagatgaggaaacggaggctcagaaCTGGGAAGGTGCTTAACTAAGAGCCACTAGGCCAGCAGAGAAGTCACATCTATGTTGGTCTGACCccagggtgaggctgggctccttAACTACTCCTTGGTGACTTGGTAGAAATGACTCAACTTTGccagcctcagtctccccacctgCCCAGCCAGGGGACATACTACCTGCTGAGGTGGGTCACCTTGCCCTGAGCTGAGACTCACTTGGGGTGCTGGTCAAACATGATGGGCAAGAACTCGTCCACAGGCAACATCCGGCGCAACGGCTGGGAGGCCAGCAACTTGCGGGCGCCCTCCAGGCTGAGGACGTATGCCAGTGTCCAGTAGGAGTAGCCAGCCACTACCACGTGCGGCAGCCCCTCCACGGCCACCTCCTCCTCAGGGTTCACCTGCTTCCGGCCGAGGTAGCTGCAGTGACATCCACCGTCCCAGGATCACTGTAGGTCCTGACATgtcacagacccccccccccccaaccccgtcTGCCAGGACCAGGACGGGAGAAGGCTCCAAGCAGAAGGAGGCAGGTCGGCAGaggcccgcccctcccccttgcCCCTGTGCGGTGCAGGCTGCCTACATCAGGTCCCAGGGAagtttctctgcctccacctcctccagCAGCCTCTCCAAACGCCTCTTGAAGTTGCTCGCAAAGCGCACGTCGTCCTCGAATACCACAGCCCGGGCCAGGCCCCTGGCCACCACCTGTGCGAAGAACCAGGGTGGAAGGTGGCTCCTTAGATTCAAGCTGTCCCCTTCCACCTAGCTAACACCGACTCTCTCCCTGGCTTCAGCGAAATGCCTGATGCTTAGTCCTGGCCACACCACTCAGCTGCTGCAGAGCCTGCTGGGGCTCCCACTGCCTGGGGACTAAAACCCCAGGGCCTCACTCTGGCATTCAAGGCCCTCCAGGCCCTGTCTAGCTCTCCAGGTAGACTCATGATGGCAACTGGAACCCGTGCTGCGTTAACGAATGCTACTATACATCCCAGGGGCCACAGTGTCACTGCCCGTCTCCAGGGGCCCTCCGGGGCAGCACACACAATGGCCCTGTACCACAGATGTGAGGAGGTGAACCCACCCATCcaaggacacacagacaggaagtggCAGAGTCAGCGTCTGAACCTGCACCTGCTGGACTCCAGGGCCTGGGTCCTGCCTTCTACCTCCTGAGCTTTCCTGAAGGAAGCTGGGAGGCCGGGCAGCATGGGGGAGACCCTAGCCCCCAACATCCCAAGAAAAATCACTCTTTGTAacttttgaaaatgttaaaagaatatgAAATCAGCTCAGtcatctgtcagtctgttcagagactgtggggaaaaataaaaacagaaatataagctCACACATATTCTGGctacagcaaaaaataaaaaccaggagTGAGTCTAAGCACTGCCTCCTGGAGGGGGCACCCCTTGTGGACCAGTGTCCAAGCACTGGCCTCTCGGTGTCACTCACAGCCCTGGCCCTGGGTTGAAGTGTGCAGAGGCCTTTCTTCTTCCCGCCCCTGAACACAACCAACTCctgcctgcctcagggcctttgctcctactgttttcttttgctaaggaggctcttctctctgtctgtcaatgGCGAGGCCCACGCTGACCCCTACCAGGCTGGAAGGCCAGGTCAGTCCACACAGGCAGCATGTACACCTCCCTCCTGAGGCAAGTGGGTTCTTTCTTGATGTCTGTACCCTACTCTGGTCCCTGAGCCCCAGGatggccagggctgcatttttCTGGTTCTCCTCTATATTCTCAGAGAATATTCTCTAGTACACAGTAGATGCTCAGTGACTAAGGTATAGGGTTGGACACAGAGGTTTAAAGCCACAGGCCATTTTCCTTTGTGAATGTATTCACCCACGCACCCACTCATTCCAGGGCTGAGTACAAAGCAGTGACTAGGGCTGCGGCTGCCGTCCCTGAGGGGTGGGCCGGGGCGTGGGTCCTTACCTCCTCCCAGATGGAGTAGTGGCTCAGGAAGCAGCCCACCTCACCCTTGGTCAGCGTGCGGCCCGAGTAGGGGTCCTGGTAGCCAGGGAGCAGGTCCACGCCAAGGCTTCTCAGGATACTGCTGTTGAGTGTCCTGAGGACGATGGGGGTAACGAGGTGAGGGGTGCTTGCCCAGGACCTGTCTGGGGGCGCCTGGCTCATGCATGTCGGTTAGTCCCACTGGAGTCTGGTTTGAAGGAGGTGTTTAGCCTTACTACAGCTTCGGATGGCCTGGAGTCATCAGTGATTGATTGGATGGGGGAACTGTAACCACCTCGGGCAAGAGTGATCCACAGGGCAGGTGGTGTCCAcagggggaggtgggaggtggccCAAGGGGGTGCAACCCTGGATGAATATGGGGAGCATGGCAAAGGCCCTAGCAAAGGATGGCTGTCCTGTGATCAGAAGGGCTGGGGGCACTGGGGACACAGGCAGCAAACAGCAGAGGTCACAGGGGGCTGAGGAACCCTGGGTTCCCCAGGGAATGTGACTGGtccactcccaccccacccaccaggGACCTACGTCCAGGATGGAGAAGGATAACCTCcagagtcctggccaggtagctcagttggttagaacattgtcctgatatgccaaggttgtgggttcgaaccccattcagggcacatacaagatttagtcaatgaatgcatagacaagtggaacaacaaatcaatgtttctctctctctaccttcccttctctctaaaatcaataaataaaaaaagacaaatatggcttttgcctgaccaggtggtggagcagtggatagagtgtcaacctgggatgctgagaacccaggttggaaaccccaaggttgccagcctgagcgcggggtcaccagcttgagtgcggggtcaccagcttgagcatgggatcatagacacgacctcatagtcgctgccttgagcccaaggttgctggttgaacaaggggtcactggctcagctgaagccctctgggtcaaggcacatatgagaagcaatcaatgaaaaactaaaagtgaggccctggtcagttggctcagtggtagagcgtcggcctggcgtgcaggagtcccaggttcaattcccggccagggcacataggagaagcgcccatctgcttctccacctctccctctctccttcctctctctctcttcctttcccgcagccaaggctccattggagcaaagttggcccggtcactgaggacggctctgtggcctctgcctcaggcgttagaatggctctggttgcaacagagcaacaccccagatgggcagagcatcgccccctggtgggcatgccgggtggatcctggtcgggcgcatgcgggagtctgcctccccatttccaacttcagaaaaatacaaaaaagaaaaagaaaaactaaaagtgatacagctacaagttgatgcttcgcatctctctcccttcctgtctgtctctttgtctctgtctcaccaaatttatatatatatttaaaaaaaacaaccctgataaaaataatgaaaatacctAACCTCAGAATACTAACTGTGTCAGGCCCCAAACCCTCACAGGCCCCTAGGAGGAAGGCACCATGATTTGCCATTTACACAATAGGCCTGAGAGATGGGGGTGACTTGTGGAAGTCACACAGCTGATAAGTGGCAGAGCTGCAACCCAAGCTTAGGAGCTCCAAATCCTGGGCCTTAACCACTGGACTCTCCTCCCTCTGGTGAACTAAGGGTGGGTGCCCTGATATGGTCTGGTCTGCCCTGAGACTCCTTGAGACAGAATGACTCAGGCCCTGTGCGAACACCTCCTGGAACAGGAAACTCACTGAACACATCCACCCGCTTTTCCCACGCCCGGAGCTTCAGCGGACCCCACTGCCCCCCCACCGGGCTGCCCGGAGCCCCATCCCCAGAAGCCTCACCGGCCGTCCACAGCATCCACCACCCGCCCAGAGATCTCCATCTCCCAGAGCGAGCTCAGCATGCGCTCACGGCGGTCGGGCCTGCGGGCCAGGCTGATGACAAACacctggggggggcaggggaggggagcgaGGGAGTGGGTGCTGGGGGAAGCTGGGAGCGCCCACTGGGGGGGCTGCCCACCTCCTGACCTTCAGTCTTGCAGGCTGAAGGAACTTACCTCATCAAACCCCATCTTGGTGGGATTCTTTGGGGGTCGGGACACATGAGCTGAGGCCCACATGGGGGGTCCGTCCACTGCAGAGGGAAGCACCCCCAATTGTGAATCCCTATGGCTCTTGTCAGCGGTGACCCTGGAGTCCTAgcccctctccccatttccagcctccTCCGCAGAACGGCCAGCAGGAAGGGCCCTCAGAGATCAGAATCCACCTGCCTCCATTGTACAGATGGGAAGCCTAGGCCCAGTGGAGAACGGGACTTGCCCAGAGCCAGGGAAGGAGTTAGGGGTGAGGCTGGGACCCCAAGCCCGATGGCCTCAATATGGGGCCTAGAAGAAGGGGCACAAGGGGACGTGGGGAGTGGTGGCAGCAGGCAGGTGCCCCCGCTCCCAGCCTTCACCTAGGGCTTCCAAGATCAGGTGGATGAAGTTGACCCTCTCATCCTCCAGCTCCTGGTGGCGTTTCACAGGCACGTTCATGTACCCATACCGGTGCCCGTTGCACACGTGGACCGAGACCCCTGCAGAGAGAGGGTGGGTGAGTGCTAGAATCTGGTAGGGCTCTCAGACCCCAGCTGAGAGATCCTGGGCCCAGTCTGCCAGTGTCCCCGTGTAAGTCTTCTCTGGGACTCGGTATCCCCACCTGTGGGATTGGAAGGAGAAAGGGCTTGGCTCTAAGAAATATACCTAAGGGAGCTTCTGCTGaggtttattcatttaacaatgtTCGTGGAGCACCGCTGGGTGATGGGCAATGATGGCAAGTAAGACGGACAGATCCCTTCCCTTGGGGGGCCAGGGTGAGACAAGCAAACTCCGTAGGACGACAGCCAGTGATTACACTGCAGAGACCGCATGGTGGAGCCATTTCTTCATGCCCCAAACGTCCCCCCCCTCCGCCCGGAACAATCGAGCACCATGGCCTTTTACTCAGATCCCTACACTTAACCCCACACCCTTTCTTGCCTCCTCCATGCTGTCCTCCACTGGcagcctttttatttcttcaagatTTGTCGCCTTTATTACAATTATCTATCTACTCTTTATCTTCTATGGGTCATGAGCTCCTTGGGGAATATTTATCTAATGAGGGAGGAATCCACGAAAGTGCCACAATGGGGACAGCCAGAGAAAGGATTTAATCTACTGGAGCAACAAGCTAAAGAAAGGCTATGTATGACCCAAAGGCCAAGCAGGAGTGAAGATGAACTGCAGAGTGGGGAAGAGCATGcaaagcagagggaacagcatgtacaAAGGCTCAGAGGCTTCTTAAGAATGATCAAGGAGAGCTGTCCTCACCAGCAGCCTGACAAGAGTAGGCGAAGACGATGATGTCGTCAAAGGGCCAGGTGTAGTTGGGGTGTGGGGGGTAGAAGGCCAGCTGGGCTGCCCCCTCCGCCCGCAGGGATACCAGGAAGGTGGAGTGGACCATGGGGACCTGGAAGCAGCCCCGGCGCTGGCGGTTCTTTGTGGGGAAGTACTCAGCTGTGCGGCGGTAGTAGCCCTGGGGAAGGGGGTGCTCTGGGCAGTGAGAGGGCCCCCTCCGCCCCAAGCACACTGCTGCCTGCTGCCATGCACAGACCCCAAAGCCTTCAGGCTCTTCGCTCTCGGTGTCCCTCCTCCCAGAACCCCGAGCTTCCTGAATCCCCAGCCCCGGCCTCACCTGTGGAGTAATCCCACACCAGAAATTGGAGTAGTAGGTCTGCGAGTCCAGCATTGGGGCCACCACGGGCAGTCCTTGCGCTATCAGCAGCCGCAGTGTCTGGTTGTTGGTCAGGATGTTGTCTGTGTCTGCAAACTTTGAGGAGGGGGACGTCACAGCCTTGCCTGGGCTGCAGCCCCCCCAGGGATTCACTGAGTGGGATCCCTCCAGATTGCCAGAGGCCCAGAGTGGCTCCAGAATCCAATGGGGTTCCCTTAGAGAGGTCTAactcagtgatccccaacccccaggctgcggaccggtgCCAGTCCGTGGGCCACTTGGTATTGgtctggtccacagagaaagaataaatgaccagatcccgcctgaccaggtggtggcgcagtggatagatcaccggactgggatgcggaagacccaggttcaagaccctgaggtcgccagcttgagcgcgggctcatctggtttgagcaaaaaaagctcaccagcttgagcccagggttgctggctcaagcaaagggttactcggtctgctgaaggccggcggtcaaggcacatatgagaaagtaatcaatgaacaactaaggtgttacaacgtgcagcgaaaaaactaatgattgatgcttctcatctctctccgttcctctctgtctgtccctatctatccctctcactgactctctctctctgtaaaaaaaaaaattaaaaaaaaaatgaccagatcccctttgttacatccgtctaagacttactcttttttttttttttttttttgaagaaaatttggtaagactcactcttgacacttgtcttggtcacgtgatacatttatccgtctcaccctaaaggccagtccgtgaaaatattttctgacattaaatcggtccatggcccaaaaaaggttggggaccactggtctgaCAAACTAGTAGATCTGTTCCTGGATCAAGGATCGAGTGTGGGGGACTGGCTCAGGGATTTGGTCCAGAGATAAGACCTGAGTTGCTGATCTAAGAACTTTATCAGAGCTCTGACTTAGGGGGTAGATTCAAAGAcctattctggcctgaccaggcagtggcacagtggatagagcgtcggactgggatgtggaagacccaggttcgagaccccgaggtcaccagcttgagcgcgagctcatctggcttgagcaaagaaagctcacca
The DNA window shown above is from Saccopteryx bilineata isolate mSacBil1 chromosome 2, mSacBil1_pri_phased_curated, whole genome shotgun sequence and carries:
- the CERCAM gene encoding inactive glycosyltransferase 25 family member 3, with amino-acid sequence MRAAPAAPLLQLLLLLGPRLQVTGVTEPSLPAVVLAILARNAEHSLPHYLGALERLDYPRARLALWCATDHNVDNTTEMLQEWLAAVGGDYAAVFWRPEGEPRSYPDEEGPKHWTKERHQFLMELKQEALTFARSWRADYVLFADTDNILTNNQTLRLLIAQGLPVVAPMLDSQTYYSNFWCGITPQGYYRRTAEYFPTKNRQRRGCFQVPMVHSTFLVSLRAEGAAQLAFYPPHPNYTWPFDDIIVFAYSCQAAGVSVHVCNGHRYGYMNVPVKRHQELEDERVNFIHLILEALVDGPPMWASAHVSRPPKNPTKMGFDEVFVISLARRPDRRERMLSSLWEMEISGRVVDAVDGRTLNSSILRSLGVDLLPGYQDPYSGRTLTKGEVGCFLSHYSIWEEVVARGLARAVVFEDDVRFASNFKRRLERLLEEVEAEKLPWDLIYLGRKQVNPEEEVAVEGLPHVVVAGYSYWTLAYVLSLEGARKLLASQPLRRMLPVDEFLPIMFDQHPNEQYKAHFWLRDLRAFSARPLLAEPTHYAGDAEWLSDTETSSPWDDDSGRLISWTGSHKTLRGPRLDLTGSSGHSLNAHPRDEL